The segment GGCTTCTCAGTGCGTTTATGCAATTAGTCAGAGATCTAGAACGTATTGGGGACTATGCCCAAGATTTAGGCGAAATTTCTCTAAAACTCTTAGCCTATCCTCCCCATCCAGTGATCAAGGAGGTAGCAATTATGTCCCTTCAGGCTCAAATGATGCTGGCTACTAGCCTAGTTGCCCTAGCTGACTTGGATGCCCATGCTGGACAACGGGTTAAACAGTTGGATGATATCGTTGATGATGCTTACGATAAGCTCTATCAAATCTTGGCCTATCAACGGGATATTCAAGGCGTTATTGAGCCTTTTTTACTCCTTGCTTTAGTCATTCGTCATTTAGAAAGGATGGCCGATCATGCTACGAATATTGCTCAACGAGTTTCTTATATTGTGACGGGACATCGGGGTTAGCGAAGTCATATCAAGTCCGGTTATCATGGGTTATTCTCAAAAACCCATCCGTACAGAAGTTGTTTTTGTCACTGGCACATACATAAAACCTTATGTCAATCATTTGTAATATTTATTTGCATATTGTAAATTTTTGTTACATAATAGAAAACAAGGAGGCAATACCATAGCGGAAAGCCTCTTGCAGACGAATCAGTCAACTTTAGAAGGACTCGTAAAAACAATCATGGTTTACACAGCAACCACTCAAGCAATCACTTGGAATCCCCAAACTGTTGACGTTCCCTCTGTCACAGCGCAATTTCAACGCCTCAGTACCGATGACAAGTTAGGCTTACTGTGGATCATCTACACAGAAGTTGGTCGCTCTATTACACCAGCCGCACCTGGCGCAGCACGCTTACAATTCGCAGAAGGCATCCTCAACCAAATCAAGCAGATGCCTCAAAACGAGCAACTAGAAGTCATGCGCGACTTAGTCAAAAAAGTCAGCACTCCCATCACCCGTGCTTACGGAAGCCTCACCAGCAACACGAAATTAGCCTTCTGGTATCAACTCGCAGAATTGATGAAAGCAGGATTGGTGATTCCGGTTCCCCCTAACTACCAATTAAGCCGTGAAGCGAATACTGTCATGGCTGGACTACAAAATCTTAGCTTTAATCAGCAAATTACTGTTTTACGCAATGCCGTTGCTGATATGGGAGTTGATCCCTTAGCATAACCCTTTCTCAATCTCGCTTTCAATTCTCCTAACAGTTAAGAGCAGGATTTCCCTGCTCTTTTCTATGCTAATCTGATTGTTTTTGCCATCATTATGACCGTTATTGAAACTACCGCGATCGCAGGAATTGTAGAACCAGTCATCGAAGCTTATTTTGCTACGTTAAATGCGGGTCAATTTGAGGCAACTGCCGACTTATTTGCCGTTAACGGGGCATTACACCCTCCCTTTGAATCTCCTGTGGTTGGAACTGAGGCGATCGCTGCCTATCTCAAAGCAGAGGCTCAAGGAATGACCCTTTATCCCCGCCAAGGGACTAAAGAACCGCTAGAGAACAACCGCACTCAAGTTAACGTCACAGGGAAGGTTCAAACCCCCCTATTTGGGGTCAGGGTTGCTTGGACGTTCATTCTCCAAGAGAACCATCAAATTGAGTCAGTTGAGGTTAACTTATTAGCTTCTTTGGCAGAATTAGCTAATTTTCAGCGTTAAAACCAACTTAAGCCACATAAGCGGGTTGTTCAAAGGCCATCTGTAATGCTTTGCGTCCTAATTCTAAATCTTGGGGAGAAGGAATCCAATCAGGATGACTGGTCATTAAGAGACTTTCAATGCTTTCTTTATCGAACAAGTGCCAAGTTAATGCGCCATCAACCCTTCCCTGGATAGCATAGCAATTCTCGCTGATACAGTGAATCGAACACCCTCCGACAACCCGCTTAATGGTCATGATTTCTTGGGGTTGGAGTGACCGAAACTGGAGGATTGCTTCCTTCAATTCTTGAACGGATGACACACACAACCCTGGAATGATCACCTGTAATTGTTGATTACCATTAACAGCAATCCAATAGCGACGAGAGGGATCAACTCCTTCTAACCAAGGTAGTTCGTCATCAAGGCGATAGCGAGGGGAAAGGATAAACGGTTGTGTCATCATCTATATCGTTGGTTTGTTTAATCTGTTTGTTTAAAAGGTCTGTTAAAAACTTGTTGTGTTAGATTGTAGAATCTCATGACAAAATTGCCCGTTAAATTAATAAAACTTAACTAAACTATTTTTTTAAGTAATATTTTGTTACTTTTCGTAATAATAGTATTCCCTGAAAAAAAATGAGGTGGGGGTCAACAGCCGTTGACCCCCACCTCACAAAGTCCTAATGTGCTAACATCAGCTTCTTAAAGACCTGGAAGATTCAAGCCACTGGTGAGTTCTTCCATCTTAGTCCGCATCGTTTCCGTCGACTGAGTATAGGCATCCTTCATCGCGTCAGTGACCAACTGAGAGAGTTCATCAGCTCCCTTTTCCAACGCTTCTGGGAGAATAGTCACGCTACGGGGTTCTTGGTTGCCACTCATGATCACTTTAACCAGTTTTCCCTCAGAGAACCCCTCAATTTCCATCTGCTCCAATTCTTGTTGAAGTTGTTGGGCTCCTGCTTGAACTTGTTGTGCTTTGGCAAAAGCTTCTTGTAATTCCTTAATTTTACCTAATCCAAACCCAAATCCTTGTCCTTTTGTCATAATCTCTTCAACAGTATGAGTTTTAATGATAATTAATCAGAGCCTTAATAAAAGACCCTCTGGGTTGAAACAATCAACCCCTAGTTAATCTTAATATCCCTTGGTTGTTTCTGTCAGACTTCAAGAGGAGAAAACTCACCCAAGATTTTGACCTCTGGTTCTAATAACAAAGACCAGTGAGACTCTACTTGTTCTTGAACATGACGAATGAGCCTAAAAATATCTTGAGCCTTAGCCTGTCCACAATTGAGAATAAAATTGGCATGACGTTGAGAAATTTCGGCATCGCCAATGCGATAGCCTTTCAATCCTAATTGTTCAATTAACCAACCCGCCGCGTGGGGAGTCGGATTACGAAAAACACTGCCACAACTTGGTTTATCGTAGGGTTGAGAACTTTTACGCTGTTGCAGATTTTGCTGAGTTATCTGCATGATTTCTTGACGACTAAAGCCCATTTCTAACTGAAAAGTTGCCTCTAACACCAGTTTTGACTGTCCTTGTAAAGAAGACTTGCGATAACTGTAATTAAGATCCTTGGGCGTTAACGTTTCCTTTGTCCCATCTGGAGATAATACCACCGCACTAATTAAACAGTCTGCCGTACATTGATGATGAGCTCCCGCATTCATGACCACTGCACCACCAACGGTTCCGGGGATACCCACAGCCCATTCTAAGCCTCGCCAACCTCGTTTAGCAGCTTGCCAAGCAATACTGGCAATGGGTTCCCCCGCGGCCACTGTAATGCGACCCGTTTCGGCATCAAAGCCACGGTGACGCAAAAAACGAGTACTCAGGACTAACCCATCAATACCGCGATCGCTAATCAACAGGTTAGAGCCTGCGCCCAAGAGCATCAGTGGCATATCTTGGGTTTGAAACCATTCAAAGGTAGCTTGGAGGGCTTCCCAACTGCGAGGGGCTGCATACCATTGGGCTTGACCCCCCACCCGATAGGAGGTTTGATCCGCTAGGGAAAAATTGGGCAAAATCTGACAATCGGTTCCTCGAAGTTGGATTACACAAGGAGTAGCAGAAGAAACTGTCATCATGGGCTTACTAACAAATTAGGAGGGGTCAATTGAAACGAAAGACTAATCATAGTGCCAATTGTTTCCAAACCGAGGGTCTGAAAACTTGGCCAACTCTCAATCTCAGGGAATTTTGACAATTTTTAGATTGAGACGACATCATAACGGGCAATCACCTGAGGAATAATTTGGTTAAGGTTTCCTGCCCCCAAAAACAGAGCAAGATCTCCAGGTTGCAACAATTGCGGTAAAGATTCCGTTAACGCCTTTAAGCAAGGTTCATAGATGACCTGAGAATGGTGAACTTTAACCGCATTAGCTAAGTCTTGTCCGGTAATGTTATGGATATTGACTTCCCCTGCACTGTAAATATCGCTCAAAATGACTAAATCGGCTGCCTGAAAAGCCTGAGCAAAGTCCGCTAAAAAGGTTGCTGTTCGACTATAGCGATGGGGTTGAAAAATCGCTACCACACGAGATGAGCCATTTTGATCGACTTTAGAACGAGCAGCCGAGAGAGTGGCTTGAATTTCGCTGGGATGGTGGGCATAGTCATCAATAAACGTAATGCCGTTAGAGTAGCCCCGATGTTCAAAGCGTCGCTTAGCCCCGCCAAAGGTAGCTAGGGCATCGGCAATAACCTGAAAATCTAGGCCGAGTTTTCGTCCCACTGCCACTGCTGCGAGGGCATTACTGACGTTATGTTCGCCTGGAATGGTTAGACGCATCTGCCCTAAAAATCGACCCCGTTCCCAGACCTCAGCTATTGTGCCTTGGGCATCATAGGTCAGGTTTTTAACGGTGTAATCAGCGTTTTTCGTGGGATCGAGGCTATAGGTAATGGTAGGGTTGAGTTGGCTTCTAACCGTCTCACAATCGATACAACCGACCAAAATCTCGCATTGGGTTTCAAAAATCTGGAAGGTTCTGACCACTTGTTCGAGACTTTCGTAGTGATCGGGGTGATCTAATTCAATATTCGTCACCACACCAATAGTCGGGGAGTGCTTGACCAGTGATCCATCGGACTCATCGGCTTCGGCTACGAGGTATTTACTTGACCCTAAATGAGCATTGCCTTCCCATGCGTCCACCTCTCCCCCGACAATAATCGTTGGATCTAGTCCTGCTTTGAGGAGGACATAACCCACCAGACTGCTGGTGGTGGTTTTGCCGTGGGTTCCGGCTACTGCAATACTTTGATAATCGCTAATTAAGGCAGCTAAGACATCAGAACGGTGAAAAATGGGACATCCCTTTTCTTGGGCAGCTTGATATTCAGAATTATTTTTAGCGATCGCCGTTGAACAGATAACTTGGGGCAAATTATCTTCAGGTAAAGTTAAAGTAGCGACTGTTCTCGAAGACGAATGGATTGTCTGATTAGCGAGAACCGACACAGGCTCAGCAGCGCGACTTCGACCAGTTTGGAAAAGTTCTAGGTTAGTGGCTTCTTGACGACTAAAAATATGGGCTCCTACCCCTTGCAATCTTTCTGTAATATGACTTGACCGTACATCGGAACCAGATACGGGCAGTTGTCGCTTGGCGAGTACATAGGCCAAGGCTGACATCCCAATGCCACCAATACCGATAAAATGGAAAGGCCGTCCGCTAAAATCAACCATTTTCACCGTTACATCTCCTGACACACCGCATGATTATTGCAAAAGGTCTTTGCTTATTAATTACGGGCTATGATATCAAAAACTGACCTATTAATCATTAAATCTGTTTCCATCAATTGGGAAATTTTAGCCGAATCGAGGTTCAATTGACGCACTCCAATCAGGCTCAAAGACTGATTAAATGTGTATTTTGCCCCTGTTGTTCTGGGAGCTTAAGCTATCTAGTTACATCTGCTTACCTTAAAAAAATTTCTAATTTGGGGATCGAATGGATCAGTCTTTGGGGTATGATTGGGGTCATTAATAATCATTTAATCTATTGAGCTAAAGCATAGAGGGCAACAAACAAGTGATTAGAGTAGCGATCAACGGATTCGGACGCATTGGACGGAACTTTTTACGGTGCTGGTTAGGACGCGAAAACACCCAGTTAGAGTTGGTGGGGATTAATGATACTTCCGATCCGAGGACTAACGCCCACCTATTGAGATACGATTCGATGTTGGGCAAACTCAATGCGGACATCAGTGCTGATGAAAATTCCATTACTGTTAATGGAAAAACCATCAAATGTGTGTCCGATCGCAACCCCTTAAATTTACCTTGGCAAGAATGGGGAGTAGACCTGATTATCGAATCTACTGGGGTCTTTGTTGACGACGAGGGAGCTTCTAAGCATATCGTCGCTGGAGCGAAAAAAGTGCTGATTACGGCTCCTGGTAAGGGAGGTAACATTGGAACTTATGTGGTTGGGGTCAACGATCACGAATACGACCACGACAAATACAATATTATTAGTAATGCTAGTTGTACCACTAACTGTCTAGCTCCAGTGGTTAAGGTGATTCATGAAAACTTTGGCATCATCAAAGGAACCATGACCACTACCCACAGTTATACAGGGGATCAGCGCATTCTTGATGCGAGTCACCGGGATTTACGTCGGGCTCGTGCGGCTGCGGTTAATATTGTACCTACTTCTACGGGTGCTGCTAAGGCGGTTGCTTTAGTTATCCCTGAAATGAAGGGTAAACTCAATGGTATTGCTCTGCGGGTTCCCACTCCTAACGTTTCTGTGGTGGATTTAGTCGCTCAAGTTGAAAAGAGTACCATTGCTGAACAAGTTAATGAAGTGCTTAAAGCTGCCGCAGAAGGGCCGATGAAAGGAATTATTGAATACAATGATTTACCTTTAGTTTCCTGTGACTACCGTGGAACAGATTCTTCTTCTATCGTTGATGCTAGTCTGACGATGGTTATGGGTGGCGACATGATTAAGGTAATTGCTTGGTACGACAACGAGTGGGGTTATTCTCAACGGGTTGTGGACTTAGCTGAAGTGGTTGCTAAAAACTGGAAATAAGTCAAATAAGCGATTAAGTCAAGCAAGGGAGGCTAAAAATAGCCTCCCTTTCTCACTCTATTGTACAGTGACACATTAGAAAGCAACATGGGATAGCCGAGGTGAAGTACCCCAACTTGTTATCGCTGAAGTTGGGGCTTCCCAACAACAAGTCAATTAAAATCTAACGGACAATTGCTGAGCGTTACCAATTATGTTCAGACCAAACAGGATGGGAAAATAGGGAAGCAGCAACCCTAACTCCTCGCAGTTGATTTAAGAGAGGAAGATGTCCGACAGGAGCACTTAAATCCCAAGTAAACTGATTAGGATATTGAGTCCAATTATTATCCTGTTTCCAGCCAATTTTTGGCCACAATTTATTATAGTCTTGACCTACCGAGAGCCAGATTTTGCGTTGGACTGAAAAGCCAAATTTTCCTTCTGAATAAACCCACCACAAGGAATTAATAGTGTGTAAGTCTGTACTTGGAAATTGTTCAACTTCCGTAAAATACGCCCATTTACGCTGGACAGCAGCTTCTCCGGCTAATTCACAGAGTTTTTGTCGAGTGAGGGTATCTGCTGCTTGAAACTCTTGTTTAAGGAGTAATTCATTCAGTCCTTGATAGTCAATGTTGCGTTCTGACTTGAGGGGGATGACTCCATTGGGAAAATGATGGGTTAAAAAGTCCAGGGTTTTTGGGACGTTAACCTGATAAAGAGCCTGATAAGCTTTACCTATGACGATATTAGGGGTTTTTGTCTGTGATAATTGTAAAAAGGTCATCAAAACTTCCCATCCACTGTCTCCACTGCTTACCAATTGAGGAATGAGTTCTAATTGGGTTTTAGGAGACTCTGCTAAAAACTGACTCACCTCTGGGGAGAGATTATTATGTGTATTGTGAACTGTAGCGGTCTGCTGCTCAGTCATGAAACCACCCGTTTACCTAGTGCCATAACTATTAATATCATCAATTGAGGCTAATTGGTTTGAGGTTGCGGGTTTATCTAAATAATGTAGGGTTAGCAGGAATGTCAGAGAGTTTTTTCTTTTTGTCACCCTGTGAGATATGATTGTCTAGGAATTTTATAAAGTAAGGACTGGCGTTGACAGGCATCCTCAAACTCAGTCATCTTACTTGAGAAATTCTAGGCTCAATTAGCACAGTGGCAGTACAGGGATGACTTACCAGCGAGTATTAGTTAAACTGAGCGGTGAAGCCTTGATGGGCAATCTAGGCTATGGCATTGACCCCAAGGTCGTTGCCGACATCGCTCAAGAAATTTCAGATGTCATCAACCATGGTATCCAATTAGCGATCGTTGTCGGAGGAGGGAATATCTTCCGGGGAGTCAAAGCAGCTTCGGCAGGCATGGATCGGGCAACGGCTGATTATATCGGAATGATTGCGACTGTCATGAATGCCATGACATTACAAGATGCCCTCGAACAAATGGGGATTCCTACGCGAGTCCTCACGGCGATCGCCATGCAGGAAGTGGCAGAACCCTATATTCGTCGCCGCGCCATCCGTCACCTGGAAAAGGGACGGGTGGTTATTTTTGGGGCGGGATCGGGGAATCCTTTTTTTACCACCGATACAACCGCCGCCCTCAGGGCAGCCGAAATTGAGGCAGAAGTGGTCTTTAAGGCAACGAAAGTCGATGGAGTTTACGATAGCGACCCCCAGGTTAACCCTAATGCTCGTCGTTATCAAAGTCTCACCTATGGTCACGTTTTAACCCAGGACTTACGGGTAATGGATGGAACGGCGATCGCCCTTTGCAAAGAAAATAATATACCAATTGTTGTCTTTGATCTGTCGGTTCGAGGCAATATTCTTCGGGCTATTCAAGGAGAACCCGTTGGCACACTTGTGGGAGGTTTCTGTGATGTTAGCTGAACTTGAAGACAATATGCAAAAATCCGTTGAGGCAACTCAACGATCGTTTAATACCATTCGCACAGGACGGGCAAATGCCTCGCTTCTTGAT is part of the Rippkaea orientalis PCC 8801 genome and harbors:
- the phoU gene encoding phosphate signaling complex protein PhoU, which codes for MNLSTYSNHPERSHFERCLKRLEQEVLRMGTLVEESFRLSHQALFDQNIDAAAKIAALDRQIDRYYRQIELDCSTLMTLQSPVAQDLRLLSAFMQLVRDLERIGDYAQDLGEISLKLLAYPPHPVIKEVAIMSLQAQMMLATSLVALADLDAHAGQRVKQLDDIVDDAYDKLYQILAYQRDIQGVIEPFLLLALVIRHLERMADHATNIAQRVSYIVTGHRG
- a CDS encoding orange carotenoid protein N-terminal domain-containing protein: MVYTATTQAITWNPQTVDVPSVTAQFQRLSTDDKLGLLWIIYTEVGRSITPAAPGAARLQFAEGILNQIKQMPQNEQLEVMRDLVKKVSTPITRAYGSLTSNTKLAFWYQLAELMKAGLVIPVPPNYQLSREANTVMAGLQNLSFNQQITVLRNAVADMGVDPLA
- a CDS encoding ketosteroid isomerase family protein, producing MTVIETTAIAGIVEPVIEAYFATLNAGQFEATADLFAVNGALHPPFESPVVGTEAIAAYLKAEAQGMTLYPRQGTKEPLENNRTQVNVTGKVQTPLFGVRVAWTFILQENHQIESVEVNLLASLAELANFQR
- a CDS encoding YbaB/EbfC family nucleoid-associated protein; translated protein: MTKGQGFGFGLGKIKELQEAFAKAQQVQAGAQQLQQELEQMEIEGFSEGKLVKVIMSGNQEPRSVTILPEALEKGADELSQLVTDAMKDAYTQSTETMRTKMEELTSGLNLPGL
- the murB gene encoding UDP-N-acetylmuramate dehydrogenase, whose protein sequence is MMTVSSATPCVIQLRGTDCQILPNFSLADQTSYRVGGQAQWYAAPRSWEALQATFEWFQTQDMPLMLLGAGSNLLISDRGIDGLVLSTRFLRHRGFDAETGRITVAAGEPIASIAWQAAKRGWRGLEWAVGIPGTVGGAVVMNAGAHHQCTADCLISAVVLSPDGTKETLTPKDLNYSYRKSSLQGQSKLVLEATFQLEMGFSRQEIMQITQQNLQQRKSSQPYDKPSCGSVFRNPTPHAAGWLIEQLGLKGYRIGDAEISQRHANFILNCGQAKAQDIFRLIRHVQEQVESHWSLLLEPEVKILGEFSPLEV
- the murC gene encoding UDP-N-acetylmuramate--L-alanine ligase encodes the protein MVDFSGRPFHFIGIGGIGMSALAYVLAKRQLPVSGSDVRSSHITERLQGVGAHIFSRQEATNLELFQTGRSRAAEPVSVLANQTIHSSSRTVATLTLPEDNLPQVICSTAIAKNNSEYQAAQEKGCPIFHRSDVLAALISDYQSIAVAGTHGKTTTSSLVGYVLLKAGLDPTIIVGGEVDAWEGNAHLGSSKYLVAEADESDGSLVKHSPTIGVVTNIELDHPDHYESLEQVVRTFQIFETQCEILVGCIDCETVRSQLNPTITYSLDPTKNADYTVKNLTYDAQGTIAEVWERGRFLGQMRLTIPGEHNVSNALAAVAVGRKLGLDFQVIADALATFGGAKRRFEHRGYSNGITFIDDYAHHPSEIQATLSAARSKVDQNGSSRVVAIFQPHRYSRTATFLADFAQAFQAADLVILSDIYSAGEVNIHNITGQDLANAVKVHHSQVIYEPCLKALTESLPQLLQPGDLALFLGAGNLNQIIPQVIARYDVVSI
- a CDS encoding type I glyceraldehyde-3-phosphate dehydrogenase, with product MIRVAINGFGRIGRNFLRCWLGRENTQLELVGINDTSDPRTNAHLLRYDSMLGKLNADISADENSITVNGKTIKCVSDRNPLNLPWQEWGVDLIIESTGVFVDDEGASKHIVAGAKKVLITAPGKGGNIGTYVVGVNDHEYDHDKYNIISNASCTTNCLAPVVKVIHENFGIIKGTMTTTHSYTGDQRILDASHRDLRRARAAAVNIVPTSTGAAKAVALVIPEMKGKLNGIALRVPTPNVSVVDLVAQVEKSTIAEQVNEVLKAAAEGPMKGIIEYNDLPLVSCDYRGTDSSSIVDASLTMVMGGDMIKVIAWYDNEWGYSQRVVDLAEVVAKNWK
- a CDS encoding GUN4 domain-containing protein, whose amino-acid sequence is MTEQQTATVHNTHNNLSPEVSQFLAESPKTQLELIPQLVSSGDSGWEVLMTFLQLSQTKTPNIVIGKAYQALYQVNVPKTLDFLTHHFPNGVIPLKSERNIDYQGLNELLLKQEFQAADTLTRQKLCELAGEAAVQRKWAYFTEVEQFPSTDLHTINSLWWVYSEGKFGFSVQRKIWLSVGQDYNKLWPKIGWKQDNNWTQYPNQFTWDLSAPVGHLPLLNQLRGVRVAASLFSHPVWSEHNW
- the pyrH gene encoding UMP kinase, encoding MTYQRVLVKLSGEALMGNLGYGIDPKVVADIAQEISDVINHGIQLAIVVGGGNIFRGVKAASAGMDRATADYIGMIATVMNAMTLQDALEQMGIPTRVLTAIAMQEVAEPYIRRRAIRHLEKGRVVIFGAGSGNPFFTTDTTAALRAAEIEAEVVFKATKVDGVYDSDPQVNPNARRYQSLTYGHVLTQDLRVMDGTAIALCKENNIPIVVFDLSVRGNILRAIQGEPVGTLVGGFCDVS